One stretch of Acropora muricata isolate sample 2 chromosome 12, ASM3666990v1, whole genome shotgun sequence DNA includes these proteins:
- the LOC136894031 gene encoding amine sulfotransferase-like encodes MGDFHIIQEIEGDFKGPRQALVCGVRVPFYLPIVDIDFEKDLSRFETREDDVYIVTYPKSGTTWVQEIVWQIYHNGAVSRENITERYARFEKSRLFPRPGDEPAVTLSSRPSPRFIKCHLPYHLLPMSQNEANRSKYIYVARNPKDVAVSYFLFERSFGPDTDFVGTFENFANFLVDGKGSYGLWSDHVLAWWKRRNDPHILFLKYEDLKKDLYTNVRTLSEFLNKPLSKDVIAKIAHQCTFGEMKKNSDNFSIKNVNSKPLFLRKGQIGDWRNYFSAELSKKFDEILVSKLEGSGLSFDFGTSDN; translated from the exons ATGGGCGACTTTCACATTATCCAAGAGATTGAAGGCGACTTTAAGGGCCCTCGACAGGCCTTGGTTTGCGGTGTTCGGGTCCCGTTTTACTTACCTATTGTTGACATAGATTTTGAGAAAGACTTGAGTCGTTTTGAGACTCGGGAGGATGATGTCTATATTGTGACCTATCCTAAATCAG GAACAACTTGGGTTCAGGAAATTGTCTGGCAAATCTACCACAATGGCGCAGTAAGCAGAGAGAATATCACGGAAAGATATGCGCGATTCGAGAAAAGTCGGCTGTTTCCAAGACCTGGGGACGAGCCTGCAGTCACCCTCAGCTCTCGACCCAGTCCTCGATTCATTAAATGCCATCTTCCTTATCACCTGCTTCCAATGAGTCAAAACGAGGCTAACAGAAGCAAGTATATTTATGTGGCAAGGAATCCGAAGGACGTAGCGGTGTCCTACTTTCTTTTTGAGCGTAGTTTTGGACCAGATACCGATTTCGTTGGAACTTTCGAAAATTTCGCAAACTTCCTGGTGGATGGGAAAG GATCGTATGGTTTGTGGTCTGATCACGTGTTGGCTTGGTGGAAGCGTAGGAATGATCCACATATCTTGTTTCTCAAGTACGAAGATTTAAAGAAG GATCTTTATACCAATGTCCGCACACTCAGTGAATTTCTCAACAAGCCTCTTTCGAAAGACGTGATCGCTAAAATTGCCCATCAGTGTACCTTtggtgaaatgaaaaaaaattctgacaATTTTTCTATCAAGAATGTCAATTCCAAACCACTTTTTCTTCGCAAGGGTCAAATTGGTGATTGGAGGAATTATTTCAGTGCAGAGCTCAGCAAGAAATTTGACGAGATACTCGTGTCTAAACTGGAAGGCAGTGGACTGAGTTTTGATTTTGGAACATCTGACAATTGA
- the LOC136893222 gene encoding sulfotransferase 1C2-like isoform X3: MMSLLCPILNQDIFVSLEHSAWIGTTWVQEIVWQIYYNGEVSKENITERYARFAKSRLFPRPGDEPAVALSCRPSPRFMKCHLPYHLLPMSQNEANRSKYIYVARNPKDVAVSYFHFERSFGPDSDFIGTFENFANFLVDGKGSYGLWSDHVLPWWKRRNDPHILFLKYEDLKKDLYTNVRTLSEFLNKPLSKDVIAKIAHQCTFGEMKKNSDNFSIKNVNSKPLFLRKGQIGDWRNYFSAELSKKFDEILVSKLEGSGLSFDFGTSDN; encoded by the exons ATGATGTCTTTATTGTGTCCTATCCTAAATCAG GATATTTTTGTCTCCCTCGAACATTCTGCATGGATAG GAACAACGTGGGTACAGGAAATTGTCTGGCAAATCTACTACAATGGCGAAGTAAGCAAAGAGAATATCACGGAAAGATATGCGCGATTCGCGAAAAGTCGGCTGTTTCCAAGGCCTGGTGACGAGCCTGCAGTCGCCCTCAGCTGTCGACCCAGTCCTCGATTCATGAAATGTCATCTTCCTTATCACCTGCTTCCAATGAGTCAAAACGAGGCTAACAGAAGCAAGTACATTTATGTAGCAAGGAATCCGAAAGACGTCGCGGTGTCCTACTTTCACTTTGAGCGTAGTTTTGGACCAGATAGCGATTTCATTGGAACTTTCGAAAATTTCGCAAACTTCCTTGTGGATGGGAAAG GATCGTATGGTTTGTGGTCTGATCACGTGTTACCTTGGTGGAAACGTAGGAATGATCCACATATCTTGTTTCTCAAATACGAAGATTTAAAGAAG GATCTTTATACCAATGTCCGCACACTCAGTGAATTTCTCAACAAGCCTCTTTCGAAAGACGTGATCGCTAAAATTGCCCATCAGTGTACCTTtggtgaaatgaaaaaaaattctgacaATTTTTCTATCAAGAATGTCAATTCCAAACCACTTTTTCTTCGCAAGGGTCAAATTGGTGATTGGAGGAATTATTTCAGTGCAGAGCTCAGCAAGAAATTTGACGAGATACTCGTGTCTAAACTGGAAGGCAGTGGACTGAGTTTTGATTTTGGAACATCTGACAATTGA
- the LOC136893222 gene encoding amine sulfotransferase-like isoform X2 — protein sequence MTDSDFAFIMSDFHIIQEIEGDFKGPRQALLCGVRVPFHLPILYTDFEKDLSRFETRKDDVFIVSYPKSGTTWVQEIVWQIYYNGEVSKENITERYARFAKSRLFPRPGDEPAVALSCRPSPRFMKCHLPYHLLPMSQNEANRSKYIYVARNPKDVAVSYFHFERSFGPDSDFIGTFENFANFLVDGKGSYGLWSDHVLPWWKRRNDPHILFLKYEDLKKDLYTNVRTLSEFLNKPLSKDVIAKIAHQCTFGEMKKNSDNFSIKNVNSKPLFLRKGQIGDWRNYFSAELSKKFDEILVSKLEGSGLSFDFGTSDN from the exons ATGACAGATTCGGACTTTGCTTTCATCATGAGCGACTTTCACATTATCCAAGAGATTGAAGGCGACTTTAAGGGCCCTCGACAGGCCTTGCTTTGCGGTGTTCGGGTCCCGTTTCACTTACCTATTCTTTATACAGATTTTGAGAAAGACCTGAGTCGTTTTGAGACTAGGAAGGATGATGTCTTTATTGTGTCCTATCCTAAATCAG GAACAACGTGGGTACAGGAAATTGTCTGGCAAATCTACTACAATGGCGAAGTAAGCAAAGAGAATATCACGGAAAGATATGCGCGATTCGCGAAAAGTCGGCTGTTTCCAAGGCCTGGTGACGAGCCTGCAGTCGCCCTCAGCTGTCGACCCAGTCCTCGATTCATGAAATGTCATCTTCCTTATCACCTGCTTCCAATGAGTCAAAACGAGGCTAACAGAAGCAAGTACATTTATGTAGCAAGGAATCCGAAAGACGTCGCGGTGTCCTACTTTCACTTTGAGCGTAGTTTTGGACCAGATAGCGATTTCATTGGAACTTTCGAAAATTTCGCAAACTTCCTTGTGGATGGGAAAG GATCGTATGGTTTGTGGTCTGATCACGTGTTACCTTGGTGGAAACGTAGGAATGATCCACATATCTTGTTTCTCAAATACGAAGATTTAAAGAAG GATCTTTATACCAATGTCCGCACACTCAGTGAATTTCTCAACAAGCCTCTTTCGAAAGACGTGATCGCTAAAATTGCCCATCAGTGTACCTTtggtgaaatgaaaaaaaattctgacaATTTTTCTATCAAGAATGTCAATTCCAAACCACTTTTTCTTCGCAAGGGTCAAATTGGTGATTGGAGGAATTATTTCAGTGCAGAGCTCAGCAAGAAATTTGACGAGATACTCGTGTCTAAACTGGAAGGCAGTGGACTGAGTTTTGATTTTGGAACATCTGACAATTGA
- the LOC136894030 gene encoding amine sulfotransferase-like → MAGFQVIQESEGDFKGPRQALLCGIRVPFYAPVIDKDFEKDLSRFETREDDVFIVTYPKSGTTWVQEIVWQIYHNGKVSRKNIEERYAQFEKSQLFPRPGDEPAVALSSRPSPRFMKCHLPYHLLPMNQNEANRSKYIYVARNPKDVVVSYFHFVRTFGPDSDFNGTFENFANFFVNGKGSYGLWSDHVLPWWKRRNDPHILFLKYEDLKKDLCVNVRRVSEFLNKSLSEDLIAKIAHQCTFGEMKKNSDNFSVKDIDSKPLLLRKGEIGDWRNYFSAELSKKFDEILVSKLEGSGLSFDFGTSDN, encoded by the exons ATGGCCGGCTTTCAAGTTATCCAAGAGAGTGAAGGCGACTTTAAGGGCCCTAGACAGGCCTTGCTTTGTGGTATTCGGGTCCCGTTTTACGCACCTGTCATTGATAAAGATTTTGAGAAAGACTTGAGTCGTTTTGAGACACGGGAGGACGATGTCTTTATTGTGACCTATCCTAAATCAG GGACAACTTGGGTTCAGGAAATTGTCTGGCAAATCTACCACAATGGCAAAGTAAGCAGAAAGAATATCGAGGAAAGATATGCGCAATTCGAGAAAAGTCAGCTGTTTCCAAGACCTGGGGACGAGCCTGCAGTCGCCCTCAGCTCTCGACCCAGTCCTCGCTTCATGAAATGTCATCTTCCTTATCACCTGCTTCCAATGAACCAAAACGAGGCTAACAGAAGCAAGTATATTTATGTGGCAAGGAATCCGAAAGACGTAGTGGTGTCCTACTTTCACTTTGTGCGTACTTTTGGACCAGATAGCGATTTCAATGGAACTTTCGAAAATTTCGCAAACTTCTTTGTGAATGGGAAAG GATCGTATGGTTTGTGGTCTGATCACGTGTTACCTTGGTGGAAGCGTAGGAATGATCCACAtatcttgtttttgaaatacgAAGATTTAAAGAAG gATCTTTGTGTCAATGTCCGCAGAGTCAGTGAATTTCTCAACAAGTCTCTTTCGGAAGACTTGATCGCTAAAATTGCCCACCAGTGTACCTTtggtgaaatgaaaaaaaattcagacaATTTTTCTGTCAAGGATATCGATTCCAAACCACTTCTTCTACGTAAGGGTGAAATTGGTGATTGGAGGAATTATTTCAGTGCAGAGCTTAGCAAGAAATTTGACGAGATACTCGTGTCTAAATTGGAAGGCAGTGGACTGAGTTTTGATTTTGGAACATCTGACAATTGA
- the LOC136893222 gene encoding amine sulfotransferase-like isoform X1, with the protein MTDSDFAFIMSDFHIIQEIEGDFKGPRQALLCGVRVPFHLPILYTDFEKDLSRFETRKDDVFIVSYPKSVWSEDKLNKKFVVPENFAELVSKGTTWVQEIVWQIYYNGEVSKENITERYARFAKSRLFPRPGDEPAVALSCRPSPRFMKCHLPYHLLPMSQNEANRSKYIYVARNPKDVAVSYFHFERSFGPDSDFIGTFENFANFLVDGKGSYGLWSDHVLPWWKRRNDPHILFLKYEDLKKDLYTNVRTLSEFLNKPLSKDVIAKIAHQCTFGEMKKNSDNFSIKNVNSKPLFLRKGQIGDWRNYFSAELSKKFDEILVSKLEGSGLSFDFGTSDN; encoded by the exons ATGACAGATTCGGACTTTGCTTTCATCATGAGCGACTTTCACATTATCCAAGAGATTGAAGGCGACTTTAAGGGCCCTCGACAGGCCTTGCTTTGCGGTGTTCGGGTCCCGTTTCACTTACCTATTCTTTATACAGATTTTGAGAAAGACCTGAGTCGTTTTGAGACTAGGAAGGATGATGTCTTTATTGTGTCCTATCCTAAATCAG TGTGGAGCGAAGACAAGCTGAACAAGAAATTCGTAGTGCCTGAAAATTTTGCAGAACTTGTTTCCAAAG GAACAACGTGGGTACAGGAAATTGTCTGGCAAATCTACTACAATGGCGAAGTAAGCAAAGAGAATATCACGGAAAGATATGCGCGATTCGCGAAAAGTCGGCTGTTTCCAAGGCCTGGTGACGAGCCTGCAGTCGCCCTCAGCTGTCGACCCAGTCCTCGATTCATGAAATGTCATCTTCCTTATCACCTGCTTCCAATGAGTCAAAACGAGGCTAACAGAAGCAAGTACATTTATGTAGCAAGGAATCCGAAAGACGTCGCGGTGTCCTACTTTCACTTTGAGCGTAGTTTTGGACCAGATAGCGATTTCATTGGAACTTTCGAAAATTTCGCAAACTTCCTTGTGGATGGGAAAG GATCGTATGGTTTGTGGTCTGATCACGTGTTACCTTGGTGGAAACGTAGGAATGATCCACATATCTTGTTTCTCAAATACGAAGATTTAAAGAAG GATCTTTATACCAATGTCCGCACACTCAGTGAATTTCTCAACAAGCCTCTTTCGAAAGACGTGATCGCTAAAATTGCCCATCAGTGTACCTTtggtgaaatgaaaaaaaattctgacaATTTTTCTATCAAGAATGTCAATTCCAAACCACTTTTTCTTCGCAAGGGTCAAATTGGTGATTGGAGGAATTATTTCAGTGCAGAGCTCAGCAAGAAATTTGACGAGATACTCGTGTCTAAACTGGAAGGCAGTGGACTGAGTTTTGATTTTGGAACATCTGACAATTGA